The genomic interval GATAACAGATCGCATAACACAATTCCCGAGAGAGGGACCGCGTCTCACAACACATACTGCTTATGTTTAAACTTCCTGTCTGTTGCAGCTGAATACTGTTTCTCAGGGGTGTCCATGTAAGGTAGCAAAAAAAACCAAGTGATCCCCATCTGTAATTAAGGGAGAAAAAGCTGGACCTCCCTAGTACCTCCAGAGGCCTGGTCCTCCTCACCTTTTATGGACAGCAAAACTAACATTTCTAATATTATCCAACAACTAATATTGTTTTGTCAGACATATTCATGTCACAGAATCCACCATGACACACTTACATTAACAAAGGCTGTTGTTTATAAACTTGAGACTCACAGAACGATGTCTCCTCTCAgtccatttaaaatgtatgagtAGATAATTGCATATAACCTGGTTTATACAACCTAATAAAAACCTGGCTTTGTACTAGGCTATATTACAAGTTTAGTTGGAAACTTTGACTAATTGCTTTTGTTCCACTTAGTTGTAAGTCTTGTAGGATACTACTAAATGCAAACATGGAAAATggaaacattttaatttctgaCTTACTGACTAACTGTTATCaacataatcaaaatgaaaatatttagcAGCCTTTCATTTACATCGAGTAGTGTAAAATATGTTCATGTTTATGGGCAAAAGAGTTAACTACTACTGCATTAAACAATGCTAAAATGAAAACTGTTTACAAAAaggaattaatttaaataatttattaaagtgCAAACTAGGTAACTGAACATGCATTTTTTTACCTGACATCGAAAATTGTGTGTAGAAGTTTGTGGTCAACTTCTTAGAGAAGGAACTGTTACACATCCAGCTGTCAAGCATTTCAAAATAACGCATGAAACAGCATACGCCTCAACGGCGTTTGGAAATTAAATGCGTGTACTTTTGCATGTAATTTCGTTCCTTTTTTCCATCaaaatctgttttgttttgttttcttcagaaatcatcaaCCTGTAGTTTCCAACGTCAACCCTGCACCTGTGAGGATGAGCGTAGACACTCACCTTTCCCGTGTACAGCCTTTCAAGCCCTTCGTCGATCCATTTCTCCACGTCCAGCCTTTTCTGAAGCTGTTTGCGATTGTATTTTACTGTAACGCGCGCTTGTCGTTTATGTACGTTCACCCCGTGCTCTCGGGCAGTGTCTAAATCGTCTAAATCTGGGGAATTGCCTGTATGAATCTCCTCGGCCATGTTTACATATGCTTGTGCTTGTCTGTGAATGAGCGCTTGGAGGAGCGCGCGGCCAGATGAAGCTGGCCGTTGAGTGGCACGTGCTCAACTTGATTGGAGGTACAACGTCAGACGctcaaaaatatgttttgtaaagtccagaagaagaaaaaattacgtgatattaatatttttattgctTGGAATTTCTCAAATTAATTGGCTCTTTTTACATAACActtaattcaaaacaatgttctactcttctaaaaatgtttttgtacagCGTAtgctacacacacaaaccatcaaATAGCCATACACGCCAAACACACGAAAGTGAAACACTACGAACTTATCTAGTTTTTGTCTTTTGCTTGAACAGGAGTTTGTCATAGCCAGTACTTTTaaacttaagtacactttttgagtatctgtactttacttgagtattattttttctggaaacatacgactttaacttcactacatttgaaagacaaatattgtactttttactccactacatttctatgaAGTTCCTCAAAATCAAAAGTCATTTCTATAGCAGCTttgtggatgatttttttcttctttaaaaggcgtttgggtttttgcagaaagcctatCAGGAATCACTTTTGTAGGGTCAGGTGAAGTTCAATAATTTCCCagcattttttgaacactgatttaTACCAAAATGGAAGATGGatgtcaaaatactcattttgTGAAGTATTcgcataaacaaagttgattatgtcttaagtgaaggtataaacagttgggagaatatctatcacgtgcattcggccttaaagtgacagcagctttgtaaaaaACTTAGTcacttatatacaagtatttaaattagtttaaattaatcgtatgctagtatgtcggatggagcatcactgactggcttaaaccatgatggcatagtgtgcatttatacaacaaaaataaaacagatgcgttgacataaaaaaggaaattcacttttgatatttaaagagCGTgtcccaaattttttttttaagacttgGTTGTGTTTAGGGGGAACAGTAGGTCTGTAAAATgccttaatacttttttttattttttaaacgctgtatttttcttatattttacctttattccacaccgctgtctccactgtcctttgaatgactcatttgcttcctgcttatatgaagcccatccctccaaaAATGCAATAGCCAAATAtagtttaatgtatttttattggctgaagtgccaagcacaaattgtccggaaacgccacgccccttaccattatgggcagaagtcacatcttgGGCAGTGTTTAGGCTAATAGCAAGAGTTTATGGTGTCACCAACCTGTCACCAacaaaatctatctatctacctacctacctacctacttTTAGTGTGTAAGCAATTAAAAAACTGTAATCAAACATTGTAGAAAGAATAGAGTTGAACAAATTAGGTGTTTTTCCctcatataatttatttcattatttcaatAAAGTAACAAACAcatatacaaaataaattaacatAAAATCTTTACAACGACAAGACAATGATTGAAAGCAAAagtacaaaaatgcaaaatagaAACTTATGCGTAAACTTAGGTTTAAATTAATAGGAAACATCtgaaaaaagaaataaacattcatTAGACAACCCCATTGAAGAAAATTAGATTTTATGTAATGTAACATAAGAATCAATGACACATATTTCCCCATATCATCCGAGGAAGAAAACACACTGCTTAATACGCAATACAAAACTGGCGGAAAATCTTCCCATTTGGTCTTAAGAACATTGTTTATCATATTCCTGACTGTGTTCTGCTTGCctcctttctcttttttttatatatattttttatttatttatgttattaaaaCACCTGATGCTGGTAACATCCTGACAAATAAACAAAGGTGATATTCTCATCCTTTTGAGATAAAAACAAACTTAAATGTTTTCATCAGTCTTGTACAGAGCCCAGAGTTTGACAAAAAAGCACCTAACCTTTATGCTCTTCGGTTTAACTTTCTCTTTCAATAGAGGTATTTCCTTACTTAGTTCTCTTTGTAGAGTTAATTTTTCACGTTTTTATCTTTGTATAAAGATATCAGTTCTCTTTATATAGAGTTTTGTAACCTAAGTCTGTTTCAGCTTTCAGCGCTTGAAACAGATTCACAGAGCCCAGCACACAGTAGTGAGTGTTTGTTTCTTTTAGTTTTTGGTTTACAGAGTCTTCCACCTTTACAGATGGCAAAGGTCCAATCCCTTATTCAGCTAAGACAtactttcattcattcattcattcattcattcattcattcattcattcattcattcattcattcattcattcattcattcattcataaaaGACAAAAGCAAGTGCTACATCCAAATTCTCATCCCTGCATGTGAGTTTGCGTGTCTTGATCAATGTATGCATGTGTTTAGGCATTTACACGTGTGTGAATGTCTCATCTAAGCCCATCTCCAGCACTCCACAGGAAGTCCTGCCCAGCAGGCAGTGTGTGAGAGGCCGCCAACGAGACTCGGCTCTCAGTGTTGCTGGGTTTTACCTGACTGAAGTCTCGATCATAGGGATAGTGCTGCCTGTCTAAATTATTCACAGTCTCCAAATCATTAAACACAGAATCGCATAGCTGCTGTCTGCGCAGTCTATGCCTCCTCCTCCTGATCACCACCAGTCCCACACAAACTCCCAAAAACACAGCTAGAACACCTAACACACATGACACCGCCACAGCTGAAGGTGAGGTCTGGCCAACCCGGGGGGCCATCATCTCCAGACCTCCCTGCACAGGAAACTCGCAGGTTGAACCCATGAACCCAggcacacactgacacactggCCCTGAGAAGTGCGTGTAGCACGTTCCACCATGAAGGCATGGGTTTGTGAGACAAGCGTCTGTTCGGAGACTGCAGTTTTTACCCGTAAAACCTAGAATACAGGTACAGGTGTAGTCGTTAATGCCATCTTGGCAGGTTCCGGCATTTTGACATGGATAGCGGGCACAGTCATCAATGTTTGTCTCACAGCGCGGGCCGGTGAAACCAGGGCGACAGCGACACAGAGCACTAGCACCCAGATCCACACACTCGCCACCTAAAGCAAAAGAGAGAGAAGGTTACATATGAGTAGGTGTAGAAGAGAGGAATAGGAGAGGAACTGTAAAGAAATACCTAAGCATATGCGCACAATCAAATACACAGCCCTGCAAAGTATACTTCTTTTCACTCAGACGAGTTTCTTGCGCAAATTTCCCGCCACGAGTTAAAACCCATGTAAATACTGCAAAAACATTAAATGCCATAAGCAACCTGCGCGTacaaagtacaaaaaaaaatctgtattctTCTGATGACAAAATTTGATTCACATGGGCTGTACACGGACCCTCACCCAAAAGTGAAGTATACTTCGGCCTTAACAACAGTATATGTGCATGTGTGATTGCTTAAAACTGCTTTTTCAATACGTTCACGATTCTATTGGTCAGATGAGGGCaccgagctcggtatttgggCCAAACCCAGACTACTTCCCCCATAGTCCTGGCTGTGGTAGGAACAAGccgagagagacagaaagagcagCTGTAGTCACCATACACTTTAATTTCAGTATAACATCCTCATGTTAGTAAATAGTGACAGAATATTTTAATGGTGGGTGTTTCATTAACATTTTGTTCACAGTTCTGTTATGGCATTGTTCACATTCAACACAAAAACTCACCGTTGGTACATGGTTTGTGGCTGCAGCGGTCCAGTCTTTTCTCACAGTTGGATCCGGTGAAGGCTGGGGGGCAGCGGCAGACGTAGCCACCGGTGAATTTCTCCTCACATGTCCCTCCGTTAAAGCAAGGGTCATCAGCGCACGTCATCGCAATAATCTCACAGTTTTTCCCATAGAATCCCTGAGGACATGTGCAGGAGTAATCGTTCTCCAAATCCtgcaaagaaaaagagaaaaatagatATTAAATAATTTCCATTATGTACATTAAGCACATCTGAGCATGTTCTGTGgtctttgttttattaagtgAACGTAGACTTACGTTGCAACTGCCACCATTCTTGCAGGGGTTGCAGTCACACTCGTTAATCTCCAGCTCACAGTTTGTGCCCCCATATCCTGGCCGGCAGGTGCAAGTGTAGCTGCCCTGTCCGGTGTTGGTGCAGGTGGCCCCATTAGCGCAGGGTTTGTGGTTGGTGCAGTAGTTGAGGTCCTGGTTACAAAAGAGGCCTCCCCAACcttccttacacacacactgccacGGCTGCGAGCAGGTCCCATGCAGGCATCCTGGGTAATGCACACACTCGCTGCAAGACGGCCCCTGCCATCCCAGACGGCACTTACACTCACCGGGCGACTCACAGTAACCGTGTCGTTCGCTACAGTCCGAAGAGCAGATGGCTGTGGGAGGAGACAGAGAGGGGGGTAAGCACACCACACGCACACCACGCCCCCCGGAGAGGGCAGATGAATGGGTGTGTTAAGTGTTGGGGCCAGCAGCTGGTGAGCTGACAGAGGTAATGCACTCTTTTGTATTTTGAGCTGTGGCaagcgtgcacacacacacacacacacacacacagaacgaCCCTCTACCATGTATCTGTTGGGTTTCTTTGTTAGGCTGAACAAAAGAAGTGCAGAAGCTCTGAAGGAGCAGCTCAACttccataacacacacacacacaaagatgtGAGAGATAAGTGCAACGTAATGCTGCTGCTCAGGTCccaacacaaaaacaacaataacatAGAAATGCAGAGTTATCAATAAGGAGATAGGACTACTTTTTTAAGAGACCCAGATATACTATCCCGAAGGACTGAACAGACCTCTGACCATCTGACACACACATAGGCTACTTACGATCAGAGCAGTAGTCTCCCTGCCATCCCTCCAGACATTCCTTGTTCCCGTTCTCATCGCAGGTGTAGTGTCCCAACGTGTCATCACGGGGACGGCAGTAATCCGAACAAGCCTCGCCGTAATAAAactcatcacagaaaacatgatATGAGTAACGAAGCTCGCTCTGATCACCGAAATGAACATCCTGAGACCAATCTTCCCCAATTGCCAAGCGCCTTCGTGTTGCTAAACGACTGATCAGGTTGTTTTGATTCTCTATTGCAAAAAATTAAAGGAACATTTTAGCTAAAGTATCTAATAAGTTaaacaaatcattattttagtAATGTATCATGCTTGTATCTTTGCTTCGGATTAAAATGCGACAGAGTTTCTGAAACAGGGCAACTCACCTGTGTAATCATGATGCTCTTTGGGAGACTCTGCATTCCATGCTTCAATAATAAGAGAAAATGTCCCCTGAAAAGAACAAGACATTATTCCAGATCCAAGAAAACCTTAAAATAGACTAAATTTCCCTCAAACTGAGAAGCTAACATTTTCCTTTGTCTTTCACTGACTTTCACTTATAGACctattttttatgaatggacATTTTCAGACTGTTTCATGGTTTTGTTTGTggtcttttgttttgtttagttaaaCTTAAAGGCGccttatatattaaaaaaaaattgtatgaaaagcaaaaatgtatatatgcAGCATTGGTGTTATTAGACACTTCAGTTTCATAATTACACAAtgaaataatgtaataatggTTGCTAGTCTAAatctagtgtgtaatgttacaAATGTCAATGAATTTTACCGGCCACTTGAAGTGGAAAGGCACTCGGATGGCTGCGCTGCTGGCTATAGAGCTCTGGTCCGCTCGCAGGACAGTCGTCTGACCGGTTCCGAAGGTGCACGGCGGTTCCGCGGAGATGACGTCCTCAGAATGCTTGAGACAAATCCTGAAAAAGATGTTGCAGTCTCGCGTCCTCCTGCAGAAGCGTCGTGTCGTGCTGAACGAGTGAACTTTCAATTCAAAAACACCCGATGAAACCACCTGTTCAAG from Pseudorasbora parva isolate DD20220531a chromosome 3, ASM2467924v1, whole genome shotgun sequence carries:
- the dlb gene encoding delta-like protein B is translated as MAHLSLYCLLSVSLLELVVSSGVFELKVHSFSTTRRFCRRTRDCNIFFRICLKHSEDVISAEPPCTFGTGQTTVLRADQSSIASSAAIRVPFHFKWPGTFSLIIEAWNAESPKEHHDYTENQNNLISRLATRRRLAIGEDWSQDVHFGDQSELRYSYHVFCDEFYYGEACSDYCRPRDDTLGHYTCDENGNKECLEGWQGDYCSDPICSSDCSERHGYCESPGECKCRLGWQGPSCSECVHYPGCLHGTCSQPWQCVCKEGWGGLFCNQDLNYCTNHKPCANGATCTNTGQGSYTCTCRPGYGGTNCELEINECDCNPCKNGGSCNDLENDYSCTCPQGFYGKNCEIIAMTCADDPCFNGGTCEEKFTGGYVCRCPPAFTGSNCEKRLDRCSHKPCTNGGECVDLGASALCRCRPGFTGPRCETNIDDCARYPCQNAGTCQDGINDYTCTCILGFTGKNCSLRTDACLTNPCLHGGTCYTHFSGPVCQCVPGFMGSTCEFPVQGGLEMMAPRVGQTSPSAVAVSCVLGVLAVFLGVCVGLVVIRRRRHRLRRQQLCDSVFNDLETVNNLDRQHYPYDRDFSQVKPSNTESRVSLAASHTLPAGQDFLWSAGDGLR